One genomic segment of Fusobacterium mortiferum ATCC 9817 includes these proteins:
- a CDS encoding YhdT family protein, which yields MRDKQINKEVIITLILYIFYFAWWYYFAYLHTDSEDVENFKYIFGLPEWFFYSCVLGLVVINILVFIAVKLFFKDVPLEEEKKC from the coding sequence ATGAGAGATAAACAGATAAATAAAGAGGTAATCATAACTTTAATATTATATATTTTTTATTTTGCTTGGTGGTACTATTTTGCATATTTACATACTGATAGTGAAGATGTAGAAAATTTCAAATATATATTTGGACTTCCAGAATGGTTCTTCTACTCTTGCGTACTTGGACTAGTTGTTATTAATATTTTAGTTTTTATTGCTGTAAAACTATTCTTTAAAGATGTACCACTAGAGGAGGAGAAAAAATGTTAA
- the panF gene encoding sodium/pantothenate symporter: MLTLIPVLLYLLLMLGIAYKVNQIKHSKDVNFTEEYFIGSRNMGGFVLAMTIIASYVGASSFIGGPGIAYKLGLGWVLLACIQVPTAFFTLGIIGKKLAIISRRINGVTIIDLLRARYKSDIVVILASITMLIFFIGTIVAQFIGGARLFEAVTGYPYFIGLILFSSVVIAYTSFGGFRAVVLTDAIQGVVMLIATGVLFYVILKNGNGMENIMLSIAKTHPEMLTPTSNGNIAKPFIMSFWVLVGIGLLGYPSTTVRCMGFKDSNSLHRAMIIGTSVVGLLMLGMHLVGVMGVAVAPGVDVGDKIIPILALKNLHPILAGVFIGGPLAAIMSTVDSLLIMTSATIVKDLYSHYVNKEASTEKIKKLSFMASLGFGIIVFLLSLNPPDLLVWINLFAFAGLEATFFCPIVFGLFWKKANSTGAIASMIFGFITFIYLTVCKISILGMHTIVPVLFVSSLVFIIGSYAGEPNDEKIIDIFFNF; encoded by the coding sequence ATGTTAACACTTATTCCTGTTTTACTTTACCTTTTACTTATGTTAGGTATTGCTTACAAAGTCAATCAGATAAAACATAGTAAAGATGTAAATTTTACTGAAGAGTATTTTATAGGAAGTAGAAATATGGGAGGCTTTGTCCTTGCTATGACTATAATAGCTTCCTATGTTGGTGCTAGTTCTTTTATAGGAGGACCTGGAATTGCATACAAATTGGGATTGGGATGGGTACTCTTAGCTTGTATCCAAGTTCCTACTGCTTTTTTTACTCTTGGAATTATAGGAAAAAAATTAGCCATTATCTCTAGAAGAATAAATGGAGTAACTATTATAGATTTATTGAGAGCTAGATATAAAAGTGATATTGTAGTAATCTTAGCATCTATCACTATGCTAATATTTTTTATAGGAACTATTGTAGCTCAATTTATTGGTGGAGCTAGACTTTTTGAAGCAGTTACTGGATATCCATATTTTATTGGACTTATTCTTTTCTCATCAGTAGTTATAGCCTATACATCTTTTGGAGGATTTAGGGCAGTAGTCTTAACTGATGCTATTCAAGGAGTAGTGATGTTAATTGCTACAGGAGTTTTATTCTATGTTATCTTAAAAAATGGAAATGGTATGGAAAATATTATGCTTTCTATTGCCAAAACTCATCCTGAAATGTTAACTCCTACTTCCAATGGAAATATTGCCAAACCTTTTATTATGTCCTTTTGGGTATTAGTAGGAATTGGACTTTTAGGCTACCCATCTACTACTGTGAGATGTATGGGATTTAAAGATAGCAATTCTCTTCATAGAGCTATGATAATAGGAACATCAGTTGTAGGACTTTTAATGTTAGGGATGCACTTAGTTGGAGTTATGGGAGTTGCAGTTGCTCCTGGTGTTGATGTTGGAGATAAAATTATCCCTATACTTGCACTAAAAAATCTTCATCCTATACTTGCTGGAGTGTTTATAGGAGGTCCACTTGCAGCCATTATGTCAACTGTAGACTCTCTTCTAATTATGACTTCAGCTACTATTGTAAAAGATTTGTACTCTCACTATGTAAATAAGGAAGCTAGTACAGAAAAAATAAAAAAATTATCCTTTATGGCTTCTCTAGGATTTGGAATAATAGTATTTTTACTATCTTTAAATCCACCTGATTTATTAGTTTGGATTAATCTATTTGCTTTTGCTGGATTGGAGGCTACTTTCTTTTGCCCTATTGTATTTGGTCTTTTCTGGAAAAAAGCAAATTCTACTGGAGCTATTGCTTCTATGATATTTGGATTTATAACTTTTATTTATCTCACTGTATGTAAAATCTCTATTTTAGGAATGCATACTATTGTTCCTGTATTATTCGTTAGTTCTCTTGTTTTCATTATTGGTTCCTATGCTGGAGAACCTAATGATGAAAAAATAATAGATATATTTTTTAATTTTTAA